tcaagcaccggtatggctcagaggttgaatactgggctcccacgcagagggcccaggttcgaacctcgttccatccaggaattttttacagcgaaagctgttatgagatcatttcaccggccatttttggtgccgtagttgtccgccgccgccgctgccgccgccgccgccggtgtccgtaaccagtatcgctcgaaataagaaaaaaaaacgaaataaggagaaattccaggatggaacgaggttcgaacctgggccctctgcgtgggagcccagtattcaacctctgagccataccggtgcttgaaactgctttgcaaaaaggtcctatacaggcttcatgtcgggaaggaaccacattagcatatgcaatatagcgtggtagaacagtaatataagcaccaagtgtcgtacaacgcgaattctgtaaccaggcgtcacacaatgcgaattgcgcaacgagtaggttattgaatgcttccaacccattacaaaggactctgccataattcttcaacgtcatcaggcacagcatcaagaaagtgcgcataatgccttacatgggtttagcaggaagcaacgctctccgtagaatgaggaaaattggcgcagtgcctgctgccctactttctcaaaaattacaatgatttatagcgtagtggattcctcgcaagtgtgcttgtattggttgccaaggaagcccataagagcatgatccacttcctcgtggtctcagtaaaattagaatgatttatagcgtagtgggttcctcgcaagtgcacttgtattggttgccaaggaagcccataagcgcatgatccatttcctcggggtctcagtaaagttcttcgcctccccccccccgtctctctcccacgtcaacgtatgttatacagcatggcgggagacggaaatagcgaccgggcgtcacccaatgcgaattacataactggtgggccgtttaaagattccaacccattacaaagggctgagccataattcttcatcgtcatcagtcgtcacgtcaacaaagtgcacataatgccttacagacctgcagctggtgcctcgcttctccgcagaatgaagaataatggcttagtaggtgcttcccaacttcacaaaaattgtgatttatggcgtagtgggtacctttctagtgtacttgtactgtagccccaagagagcttaacgggctctagaagcgccgctcttccagctttcgctgtgactgtgctgcggtttcagcgcaggcctggcgttttttctattTTGGAGATGCCGTCTGTTCGCCCTACGCGTGCGAGCAGGCGACAGGGAGACGCTGAGCAGACGGCgcgacgcggatgaatacatgtggaatggctaatcgcccttcctattggctaatgggctctgtagccttcgcccttcctattggctaatgGACACTGTAGCCTTCGCAGTGCTGAATGGAACTTCTGGGATGGAGTGTGGTTGTTCATCTTGGCAGATTTATGTTCCCATTTAGGCGAACGTTTTGTTGGGGAAGTTGGTAAAtgttcataattgatttttaaggcgcaaaggaggacatacacaagaaGAGTTTTCCAAATGGGAGAAGTACTCTGAATGTCTCCGTGCTTATACGAATCTTTTAAATGCTGCAACTGCAAGCCACCAGTTGCTGATGCGCAGTCGaacgctgcgcatgcctcgtatctttctgtcttccttctccCCCAGCCCGTTTCCTTTAAGTTAGCGTGCTTCGAATAAACACACGTCTTTTGCTGGTCGACGCCTGTCCGTTCACTGCGGAGCGGCCCTGCCGCCCGTGTTGgcaacagtggcgacgagaaCCTCTCTCACGGATGACCAAGACGACAAAAAGGACCCACGGAGCACCATGAGTCAAGCGCTACCGGAGTTCAACGAAGACAGAGATAAGTGGTCGTCCTACCTTATGAAAGCTGAAGCTTATTACGAAGCGAATGAAATTACTAATGATTCTAAGAAGAGAGCACTGCTGGTAGCCGCACTAGGATCGAAAACAGTCGATATTCTGTGTGGAAGACTTGCGCCAGAGAAGCCGAGCAAGGCAACGTATGAGCAAGTGGTGAACGTGCTGAATGACTATTATGAACCCACTCCGCATGAaattgcagaaagcttcaggttCGTTAACCGATGTCAGCAGGAAGGCGAGTCAGTTCATGCATTCATAGTAGGAATTCGGAAGCTGGCCCAAAACTGCAATTTTGGCACAATGAGGGAAAGGATGTTAAGGGACCGGATAGTGTGCGGAGTGAAATAAAAGAATCTGCAAATGCAGTTGTTGTCGAAAAAAGAATTGACTCTGAAGGAGGCGGAGTTACTGGCgctggcagcagaaagcgcagaacAAGATGCGGAAATTATGGGCACGACGTCAGCAGAGCAAGGAAAGATTCTAAGGTTAAAGCAACAGCAGAAGTCGGCAACTCGGAAGTTTGAACGTCACAACAATGAAAAACAGTGCAAATGCTGTGGTAGATCAAGTCACCGCGATACGGCATGCCCGGTTCGCAAGCGCAGGTGCTTCAAATGCGGCCTACAAGGGCATTTGGCACGGATGTGCGAACAGCACAAAACAACGAACCGAACGATGGCCGTGATAGCACCGGGCACAAGTGGTGAAAGCGATAGTGATGCGTCGCAAATTTGGTCCGTAACCACTGCTAGCACGCTGGTACCACCCATTCAAGAAGTTTTCAAGTGGAATGGCGTGGAAATAAAAATGGACATGGACACTGGCTCTCCAGTCTGTGTGGTACCGAAGAACGTCTACGAAGCCCACCGTCAGCAGTGGCCACAGCTACAGCCATCAAAGATCAAGCTGTCTAGTTATCTTGGGAAGCTTCCAATTCTCGGAGTGCTGCCTCTGCAAGTTTCCTACAAGGCGGCAACCGTTCTGTGCAGTTTAGTGGTGTTAGGCTGCCATGGTCCTAATCTCTGTGGTCGTGACTTGTTACAGAAGCTGAATGCCGAAGGACACTCCCTCTGTCATGTTGCTGCACTCACCCTTCCGAAGAGCACGGACACTACCATCAAAGAAGAGTTCGCAGACCTCTTCACAGAAGGCCTTGGGCTCGTCAAGGGACCACCAGCGCGTCTTCTTCTCCGGGATGGAACATCGCCTAAATTTTGCAAGGCAAGGAAAGTTCCATTTGCATTGCGCGAAAAAGTTTCGAACGAGTTAGACAGGTTGGTGGCCGAAGGAATCTTATCACCCGTATCGCACTCTGAATGGGCCACGCCGATAGTCCCTGTGCTAAAAAAGAATGGGGGCAGTAAGAATTTGTGGCGATTTTAAAGTCACGTTAAACCCCGCGTGCGATGTAGAACACTATCCGCTGCCCGTGATAGATGACAGGTTTGCTAATTTTGCGTGGTGGCGAGCAGTTGAGCATCTTAGACTTGAGAGATGCATACAACCAAATACCGTTGGACGAAGACTCCCGTAAATTGGCAGTTATCAACACTCACAAAGGACTTTTTCGATACAACCGGCTGCCTTTTGGTATTTCTTCCGCTCCCGCAATTTTCCAGAAAACCATAGAAACCATCTTGCAAGGCCTAACGGGAGTGCAGGCATACCTAGACGACGTTCTCGTGTCCGAGAAGAAGGGAGAGCACAGAAACTtaagatcggtgttacagcgctTCCGCGAACATGGCATTAAGCTGCGTTTAGACAAGTGCAGTTTCCATGAGCCATCCATAGCTTATCTTGGCCATCGTATCGATGTGAGGGGTTTACACCCAATCGAGAAAAACGTCGAGGCTATCAGATTAGCTCCGGAGCCGCGGAACGTCAGTGAACTTCGTTCATTCCTAGGCTTGATAACGTTTTACAACAAGTTCATGCCTAACTTGTCTACGATGCTAGCACCATTGTACAAGCTTCTGGAAAAAGCCGCCAAATGGGTGTGGGGTGCGAAGGAACAAACTGCGTTCAAGAGTGCTAAAGACTCGCTTTGTTCAGCGCCTGTGCTTGCCCATTCGATCCTGACCGGGAGCTTCTGTTAGAATGCGACGCGTCGCCGTACGGCATTGGTGCCGTTCTCTTCCATCGCATTGACGGTGAGCAGCGGCCTATCGGATTCAGATCCCGAACGTTGACAGCTGCCGAAAAAAACTACTCTCAGATTGAGCGAGAGGCACTCGCACTTGTATTGGTGTCACAAGGTTTCGAGATTACCTGCTCGGACGAGAATTTGTTCTTGTTACTGATCACCAGCCGCTGCTCGGCTTACTAAGGCCAGATCGTCAAACACCCGCAATGGCCGCGGCAAGAATTCAAAGGTGGGCGCTCCTCCTAGGCGCTTACAAGTATCGCCTGCAATACAAGCCCGGTAAACAGCTCGTAAATGCTGATGCACTGAGTCGGTTGCCTCAACCTTTGCAGCACGAAGTCGGTGCCGAGGAAGACTCGACTGAGTGCGTGCTCCTGCTACACCAGTGGGACGAACCGGCTATTCCAGTGAAGGaactacaagcctcgacggcagcGGACGTCACGCTTGCTGCGGTTTACAGGTATGTCGTCGATGGCTGGCCAAGAGGTGCAAGTAGCTACGAGCGAGACCTTTCAGAATACCACAAAAAGCGGCACGAGCTCTCGGTTCATCGGGGGCTGCTGTAGCCGAGGCCACCGGGTTGTAGTGCCCTCAGTTGTCCGAACGAGGCTTTTGAAATTGCTACATGCTGCCCATCAGGGGGTTTCTACCATGAAAGCAGTTGCGAGGTCAATGTTCTGGTGGCCCAGGCTAGACGACGACATTCAGAGAGTTGCCTCGAGTTGGTAGAAGCTGCGTTCAGGCGTTACCAATGCCACCTGCACAGAAGCCAGTAAGCTGGCCTGAAACGCTTGAGATGGTCTAGGCTACACGTCGACTTCGCAGGACCTGTCAGGGCAAGATGCTGTTGATAGTCTTTGACTCTCACAGTAAATGGTTAGAGGCCATTCCTTTGGGGCAGGCAACACCCGGAGCACTGTCGATGCGCTGCGCACCCTGTTCAGCCGTTTCGGGCTACCCGCACAGTTGTCTCTGATAACGGTCCGCAATTCGTCGGCCAGGAATTTGTTGAATTTATGCACCGAAATGGCATCATTCACATTCGCACCCCTCCCTACCACCCACAGAGCAACGGTATGGGCCGAGCGCGCGGTGCGCACTGTAAAAGACGGGTTGAAGAAGGCGGGCACGACAGACCTTCACAAATCGTTGGCGAGGCTGTTATGTCATATCGGAACGCGCCGCAAGAATCTGGACTTTCCCCCTCTGAAATGCTTCTGGGTTACAAAGTGGCGAACAAGGCTTGATATGTGTTTTCCTCCCAGGGAGCCGCCAGCATCTCGGACGACAGTGGTGGACTGCGAGCAATGGACGATCGCGCCAGGTGATGCCGTGTATGTTCGAAATTACGGTGCCGGTGACAAGTGGACCCCGGGCAAGGTCAAGTCAACGGAGGGCTCAAGAGTGGTGTCTGTAGAGACAGACAAGGGTATCGTGCACCGTCACGCAGACCAAGTTCGCAACGAACGCCAGACAGACCATCCGCTACAATGTCAAACAATGACTCCGAGGGAACTGGTGCACAGCCCAGTGACGGAACTACAACCCTTCAGTCAGCACCGCCGGACGTCGCAGCAGATGTTTCAACCCCAGCTACGTCGTTCCACTCGTGAAAGAAAACCCGTGGAGCGTTATGGATTCTAAGAAAAGGGAAATGCTGCAACTTGCAAGCCACCAGTTGCTGATGCGCAGTCGaacgctgcgcatgcctcgtatctttctgtcttccttctccCCCACCCCGTTTCCTTTAAGTTAGCGTGCTTCGAATAAACACACGTCTTTTGCTGGTAGACTCCTGTCCGTTCACTGCGGAGCGGCCCTGCCGCCCGCGTTTGCAACAATACGAATCTTTTAAAGCGCTcaaaaaagaaattcttccaTACAGACTTGCAAAATATGATTCGAAATAACCCGAAAAAATTCTGGAAGGTTCTGTTGCCGAACCATAACTCTTCACAAAATATAAGTTTGCATGCCCAAGATGGCCGTCTGTTCACCCTGATCGTGGTGCTGGTGTTATGAATGACTTCTTTACCGCCGTATTTACTCGCGGGCCTGTACGGAATATACCCCACTTTCCCAGCCTTAATTTTAGCCAGATACCTCCATGAGT
The nucleotide sequence above comes from Rhipicephalus sanguineus isolate Rsan-2018 chromosome 8, BIME_Rsan_1.4, whole genome shotgun sequence. Encoded proteins:
- the LOC119403569 gene encoding uncharacterized protein LOC119403569, which translates into the protein MAAARIQRWALLLGAYKYRLQYKPGKQLVNADALSRLPQPLQHEVGAEEDSTECVLLLHQWDEPAIPVKELQASTAADVTLAAVYREPPASRTTVVDCEQWTIAPGDAVYVRNYGAGDKWTPGKVKSTEGSRVVSVETDKGIVHRHADQVRNERQTDHPLQCQTMTPRELVHSPVTELQPFSQHRRTSQQMFQPQLRRSTRERKPVERYGF